Within the Rosa rugosa chromosome 2, drRosRugo1.1, whole genome shotgun sequence genome, the region TTCAGAGAATAAGCGAGCAAAACTCACATAAGCGACTAGGACAGTGAGGGCTAATCTTTTTCTATAGGATGATTTAATGTCAGTGAGAAAGAATATTGTTCAAGTGGATTAAGCCCCCGTAaaggatagttttttttttttttgaaatacccGTAAAGGATAGTTTGGGAATGAAAAATTGTATGAGTTGTATGAAGTGATGTGGTTATTTTACTAGTCATTAGATGATATGAAGAATTAGAATTACACGAAATTTATCTAACTTTACAAAAACTCACTTTAGAGGATCCGAATCCATATTTGTATATGTATAAAATGAACAACTATGAAGAGTGGAGGGCCGCAAATAGCAGACCTCTATATTATAGAATCTGCCAGTCCCATAAAAACCTTATTTGTTGAAGAGAAATTCATTATCGGCAGATTAAATGCCAGTCTTGGTCTTGTGTTAAAAACAATATGGATTAATAAATCTTAAACCAGAAGGAGAAATATAATCAGATTAGAGTTAGGCTCGAGATGAAAGTGATGCATTCAGCTAGCTAGAATCGATTTCCATTATTAGCTACAGTCCAAACTGATCATGCATGCATTACATGCACgaatcttcttcatcagaatTTCAGATCATAAAATAAAGTAGGACACAAGATTAGAGGCCAGCATATAGCTGTTCATATTATATAAATAACAGCAAATTAAGCAAACTAATTAATCTTCGTAGCTTATTTCATGAGAAGCGACGGTTGTTCTGGTCTCTAAAGCTTTGCGTTTCTTATGAGCTTCAGATGGTAGTTTCACATCTTTTGCCAACCCTAGAGCTTCAAGAAATCTTATGACGTACCAAGTCACGTCAATCTGCCACCATTCGAGGCCTTGTCGAGCCGAGTATTCGAAAGCGTGGTGGTTGTTGTGCCATCCTTCTCCTAGTACAAGCAATCCTAACCACCTAATTAAAGAGTTAAACATGAAGATACATGTACAGTGAATTACAAATCTAAAAATATTAATGAACCTTGATTACTTAATTAAACACCCTTAATTAAGTTCTTATTACGTACCAAAGGTTCTTAGATAGATCACCGGTATTCCATGCTTGATACCCCCATGTGTGCCCAGCCGAATTTACTAGCAAAGTGCTGTGGAAAACAAATACCATCCTCACTCCCTGATgaaatgatttaattaattagtttatTTAATATAAGGACTTCTTAATGAAATTGCAACAAAGGATTACTTAATGATAAATATTTCTTTTGGtcgaaaataaaaaaagagaaaaaaaaatatgatctCACGAACCATTCCCCAAACGATGAAGGGAAACCCACCAAGGGTATATAGAATTCCTCCAAGAATAAATGAGTGCAGAAGGAATGTATGATGAAGAAACCTATAAAATGGCTGCCTTTTCAAATCTTCAACATTCTTCAGTCCTCCATACtgcaaattatttatttaaaaaatttatttctcAGATTAATTTAAAgagttaaaaaataatataaccAAAATAAGAGAGTAAAAAATTAGGTATATATTAACCTATTACTATATAAAATGTTTGGTGTATGCATTTATGTTCAAACATGTGATAATTCTTAATTGATTACATACTCTTCCAAAGCGTTTATTGCTATCGAGAATCCATCCCATGTGACTAAACCAAAATCCCTTCAGAGGACTATGAGCGTCTTTCTCTGTATCTGTATATTGGTGGTGGTAACGGTGTGTACTCACCCACTCAATTGGACTACCCTGCAAAACCAGAGTCAAGTACTTACATATCAATTTACAAACCCTAAACATTAAATTCCTGGAAACTTTCATAGTAATATGGTAAGTAGTTAATAAAAAGTAGGTTAAACTAAAAGtaaatatttatattttttcctCGTTgagaaaatgggattttcgatcaTGATACATGACGGGAAAGTA harbors:
- the LOC133728013 gene encoding palmitoyl-monogalactosyldiacylglycerol delta-7 desaturase, chloroplastic-like; translation: MGLLGIWVAILMTPCAYFWGRKWNLLDLVTATMFVSIHVLALFAPFHFNWSAFFLMLALGYATGLGITLSYHRNLAHRSFRLPKYLEYLFAYIAVLSAEGSPIEWVSTHRYHHQYTDTEKDAHSPLKGFWFSHMGWILDSNKRFGRYGGLKNVEDLKRQPFYRFLHHTFLLHSFILGGILYTLGGFPFIVWGMGVRMVFVFHSTLLVNSAGHTWGYQAWNTGDLSKNLWWLGLLVLGEGWHNNHHAFEYSARQGLEWWQIDVTWYVIRFLEALGLAKDVKLPSEAHKKRKALETRTTVASHEISYED